Proteins from a single region of Allocatelliglobosispora scoriae:
- the galE gene encoding UDP-glucose 4-epimerase GalE yields the protein MSWMVTGGAGYIGAHVVHALIAADSEVVVVDDLSTGSAARVPEGVPLVRVDVRDPAEVAAAVARHRPTGIIHLAARKDVAESTLHPLCYYRDNLDGLRSVLSAVIAHGVPHVLFSSSAAVYGTPPDPGPIAETAQTVPENAYGRTKLVGEWLLRDAAASAGFRWTALRYFNVAGAAAPALRDTGLTNLVPKLLLAARTGSAATVHGGDYPTRDGSAIRDYVHVRDVAEAHVHAALALSGGVLSADVLNVGRGEGVSVLEMIDAVSRTVGPLPYLVGPRRTGDPAEVVAGVGEISARLGWTARFGLDDIVRSAAGDWSLATV from the coding sequence ATGTCTTGGATGGTGACCGGCGGCGCCGGGTACATAGGTGCGCACGTCGTCCACGCTCTGATCGCCGCAGATTCCGAGGTCGTCGTCGTTGACGACCTCTCGACCGGCTCCGCCGCCCGCGTACCCGAGGGCGTACCCCTGGTCAGGGTGGATGTCCGCGACCCCGCCGAGGTCGCCGCAGCCGTCGCCCGCCACCGGCCGACCGGGATAATCCACCTCGCCGCCCGCAAGGACGTGGCCGAGTCCACCCTGCACCCGCTCTGCTACTACCGCGACAACCTCGACGGGCTGCGCTCGGTGCTCAGCGCCGTCATCGCCCACGGCGTGCCGCACGTGCTCTTCTCCTCCAGCGCCGCCGTCTACGGCACCCCGCCGGACCCCGGGCCGATCGCCGAGACCGCGCAGACCGTCCCCGAGAACGCCTACGGCCGGACCAAGCTCGTCGGCGAGTGGCTGCTGCGCGACGCCGCCGCCAGCGCCGGTTTCCGCTGGACCGCCCTGCGCTACTTCAACGTCGCCGGTGCCGCCGCCCCGGCGCTGCGCGACACCGGGCTGACCAACCTCGTTCCCAAGCTGCTGCTGGCCGCGCGGACGGGCTCGGCGGCGACGGTGCACGGCGGCGACTACCCCACCCGGGACGGCAGCGCGATCCGCGATTACGTGCACGTGCGCGACGTCGCCGAGGCCCACGTGCACGCCGCGCTCGCCCTGTCCGGCGGGGTGCTCTCGGCCGACGTGCTCAACGTCGGCCGGGGCGAGGGCGTCTCCGTGCTCGAAATGATCGACGCGGTCAGCCGGACGGTCGGGCCGCTGCCCTACCTCGTCGGGCCCCGCCGCACCGGCGACCCCGCCGAGGTCGTCGCCGGGGTCGGGGAGATCTCCGCGCGCCTGGGCTGGACCGCGCGCTTCGGACTGGACGACATCGTCCGCTCAGCAGCCGGTGACTGGAGCTTGGCCACCGTCTGA
- a CDS encoding spherulation-specific family 4 protein, giving the protein MTMLIPLYVHPLVDPDAWRAVAAAGPFVTAIVNVHNGPGGDLDASYVEATELLRAARVPMLGYVDLSYQRRSEDEVERDLVAWHRYPVEGIFFDQVPTDPAALLTVARLTRRTGGMVVLNPGTRPHPAYAPLADLICTFEGSWAAYRHLPDEPDWPNAAHLIYGVDSWDLPEAHARMTRLAGGGLVTDLDMPLPYCGVPSWLRATAAVQR; this is encoded by the coding sequence ATGACGATGCTGATCCCGCTCTACGTCCATCCGCTCGTCGATCCGGACGCCTGGCGAGCGGTCGCCGCCGCCGGGCCGTTCGTGACCGCGATCGTCAACGTCCACAACGGGCCGGGCGGCGACCTCGACGCCTCCTATGTGGAGGCGACGGAGCTGCTGCGGGCGGCGCGGGTGCCGATGCTCGGCTATGTGGACCTCAGCTACCAGCGGCGCAGCGAGGACGAGGTCGAGCGGGACCTGGTCGCCTGGCACCGCTACCCGGTCGAGGGGATCTTCTTCGACCAGGTGCCGACCGACCCGGCCGCGCTGCTGACCGTGGCGCGGCTGACCCGCCGGACCGGCGGCATGGTCGTCCTCAACCCGGGCACCCGGCCGCACCCCGCCTACGCCCCGCTCGCAGACCTCATCTGCACCTTCGAGGGGTCCTGGGCGGCCTACCGCCACCTGCCCGACGAGCCGGACTGGCCCAACGCGGCGCACCTCATCTACGGCGTGGACAGCTGGGACCTGCCCGAGGCCCATGCCCGGATGACCCGGCTCGCCGGCGGCGGCCTCGTCACCGACCTCGACATGCCGCTGCCCTACTGCGGGGTGCCGTCCTGGCTGCGCGCGACCGCGGCGGTGCAGCGATGA
- a CDS encoding endo alpha-1,4 polygalactosaminidase gives MTARRALLPVTAGVTVAVAIWLGVTALANYPADDPDRPVVAATRPSLLDTAAPGTSPSTPAAPAASAAATGAPSSASPGVRSSGPRWQPRAGLTWQWQLSGKLDLSVQADVYDLDAFTTTAEQVATLHRAGRRVICYVNAGAYEEFRPDRRRYPAEVLGRGLTGWSGERWVDIRRWDLLEPVLTERFRMCRDKGFDAVEPDNVDAYANDSGFPLSAADQLAFNRRIAKLAHDTGLAVGLKNDVEQAAELAPVMDFAVNEECVKYRECSELAVFIAAGKPVFHAEYELPASTFCPVAKPLGFSSIGKEFALGAHRVSCP, from the coding sequence ATGACCGCCCGCCGCGCGCTGCTGCCCGTCACGGCCGGGGTGACCGTGGCCGTCGCGATCTGGCTCGGTGTCACGGCGCTCGCCAACTATCCGGCGGACGACCCGGATCGGCCGGTCGTCGCAGCGACCCGACCGTCGCTGCTGGATACCGCTGCGCCGGGCACCTCCCCGTCCACCCCCGCGGCCCCCGCCGCCAGCGCCGCCGCCACCGGCGCGCCGTCCTCGGCGTCGCCCGGCGTCCGCTCGAGCGGGCCGCGCTGGCAGCCACGGGCCGGGTTGACCTGGCAGTGGCAGCTCTCCGGCAAGCTCGACCTGTCGGTGCAGGCCGACGTCTACGACCTCGACGCCTTCACCACCACGGCCGAGCAGGTCGCGACCCTGCACCGGGCCGGGCGCAGGGTGATCTGCTACGTCAACGCGGGCGCCTACGAGGAGTTCCGGCCGGACCGGCGCCGCTATCCGGCGGAGGTGCTCGGGCGCGGGCTGACCGGCTGGTCGGGCGAGCGCTGGGTCGACATCCGGCGCTGGGACCTGCTGGAACCCGTACTCACCGAGCGCTTCAGGATGTGCCGGGACAAGGGCTTCGACGCCGTGGAACCGGACAATGTGGATGCCTACGCCAACGACAGCGGGTTCCCGCTGAGCGCCGCCGACCAGCTCGCCTTCAACCGGCGGATCGCGAAGCTGGCCCACGACACCGGGCTCGCCGTCGGGCTGAAGAACGACGTCGAGCAGGCCGCCGAGCTCGCGCCGGTGATGGATTTCGCGGTCAACGAGGAGTGCGTGAAATACCGCGAGTGCTCGGAGCTGGCGGTCTTCATCGCGGCGGGCAAACCGGTCTTCCACGCCGAGTACGAGCTGCCCGCCTCGACGTTCTGCCCGGTCGCGAAGCCGCTGGGGTTCTCCTCGATCGGCAAGGAGTTCGCCCTCGGCGCCCACCGGGTCTCCTGCCCGTAA
- the pelF gene encoding GT4 family glycosyltransferase PelF — MRVALINEGTYPYVLGGVSTWCDQLVRGLTDIDWHLVTMVGQASVTPALTVPGNVASLTAVPVWGRPRAPRRRLTEAAARMCAGMLGDSPEHLATFREALRELAMPHRADIRPSCQRCRDSPITCPRHGLAGRHPLYGLPLAELLLDAWHAAQGTGTRPLPPLTLRDADEAAVLIEHSVRPLAAVLPPVDVCHANANGLSSLVALAAKWRFGTPFLMTEHGVYLRERYLSTGDQSPGVKVALLRFHRALARLAYAEADLLAPVSGFNQRWEERHGADPARITIIPNGVDPERFPPLPEEPSTPTISWVGRIDPLKDLPTLIRALAVVRAQIPDARLYLAGPVPAGNTDYAEMCHELTAELGLTDAVTFAGPVASSREAFAAGHVAALSSISEGMPYTIVEAMMCERATVSTDVGGVAEMVGDAGIVVPPRDPVAFGEACITLLRDRELRLDLARRGRERALARFTLRRCLDAYLERYKLLTGGAA; from the coding sequence ATGCGCGTCGCGTTGATCAATGAGGGCACGTACCCCTACGTGCTCGGTGGTGTCAGCACCTGGTGCGATCAGCTCGTCCGCGGGCTGACCGACATCGACTGGCACCTGGTCACCATGGTCGGTCAGGCGTCGGTGACCCCGGCCCTGACCGTCCCCGGCAACGTGGCGTCGCTGACCGCCGTACCCGTCTGGGGCAGGCCCCGGGCTCCGCGCCGCCGCTTGACCGAAGCGGCGGCGCGGATGTGCGCGGGGATGCTCGGGGACTCCCCCGAGCACCTCGCCACCTTCCGGGAGGCGCTGCGCGAGTTGGCGATGCCGCACCGGGCCGACATCCGGCCGTCCTGCCAGCGCTGTCGGGACTCCCCCATCACCTGCCCCCGGCACGGGCTCGCCGGCCGGCACCCGCTCTACGGGCTGCCGCTCGCCGAGCTCCTCCTCGACGCCTGGCACGCCGCGCAGGGCACGGGCACGCGGCCGCTGCCGCCGCTCACCCTGCGCGACGCCGACGAGGCCGCGGTCCTGATCGAGCACTCGGTACGCCCGCTGGCGGCCGTCCTGCCACCGGTGGACGTGTGCCACGCCAACGCCAACGGGCTGTCGTCCCTGGTGGCGCTGGCCGCGAAGTGGCGGTTCGGCACCCCGTTCCTGATGACGGAGCACGGCGTCTACCTGCGCGAGCGCTACCTCTCGACCGGCGACCAGTCACCGGGGGTGAAGGTGGCGCTGCTGCGGTTCCACCGGGCCCTGGCGCGGCTCGCCTACGCCGAGGCCGACCTGCTCGCCCCGGTCAGCGGCTTCAACCAGCGGTGGGAGGAGCGCCACGGCGCCGACCCCGCCCGGATCACGATCATCCCCAACGGTGTCGACCCGGAGCGTTTCCCGCCCCTGCCGGAGGAGCCGTCGACGCCGACGATCTCCTGGGTCGGTCGGATCGACCCCCTCAAGGACCTGCCCACCCTGATCAGGGCGCTCGCCGTGGTCCGGGCGCAGATACCCGACGCGCGCCTGTACCTCGCCGGACCCGTACCGGCGGGCAACACCGACTATGCCGAGATGTGCCACGAGCTCACCGCCGAGCTGGGCCTGACCGACGCCGTCACCTTCGCCGGGCCTGTGGCGAGCAGCCGCGAGGCGTTCGCGGCCGGACACGTGGCGGCGCTGTCGAGCATCTCCGAGGGCATGCCCTACACCATCGTGGAGGCGATGATGTGTGAACGCGCGACAGTCAGCACGGACGTCGGCGGAGTGGCCGAGATGGTCGGCGACGCGGGGATCGTGGTCCCGCCCCGCGACCCGGTCGCCTTCGGCGAGGCGTGCATCACGCTGCTGCGGGATCGGGAGCTGCGGCTCGATCTCGCCCGGCGCGGCCGGGAGCGGGCGCTTGCGCGCTTCACCCTGCGCCGCTGCCTCGACGCCTACCTCGAACGCTACAAGCTCCTGACGGGCGGGGCCGCATGA